In the Rhinatrema bivittatum chromosome 6, aRhiBiv1.1, whole genome shotgun sequence genome, one interval contains:
- the LOC115094542 gene encoding APC membrane recruitment protein 1-like: MEAGSQDKTDKPKLSPIACKELDRKREAAERPPEQHISVAITEQQQPGKLKKTPFKFFGGRRSICTLPSFFIGRSKSQGKGPSKKGVSKSKTYDSIIDVACESRKGGAESIIGDTGFPGQETDGAKVLPNSKSAHLVVDTGSKFDFSSHETLPLGSSEVFDRKINEDKALSFPRPKKGLKGLLSSIRRHKKNKNLDLEKVEPCEHTVSAVSTEQVIKTSGAVSEIPEDAIERNQVNAHATIPYTDSSNGKDDILASDAGKLSNSQVLNEMHREAAESEIGSPDVNTAGELTCTDSEHNVIADVGNTNDVDNNLPSIPSADQISLVFSDVTSLKSFDSFTGCGDIIADQDIDSIAESTSSIERSREATKRSSCLVTYQGGGEEMATPDEIEEEYLQQLWESVTETDVSYEREPLQAMNDLGEVQAVSTQHVPPGLHKDVMHSSVEGTVMVTADLTPQSDQQESVPNSDEGYYDSITPGPEDESGDGHDIKKERLPRDSYSGDALYEFYEPDDSLSPLPVGEVFFESKAPCTEIFEHYLDFRLSVDKNPSQITRQKLGVMETEEERLAEIQNQLLYWELKREPLLARLEHPTPECPKEKQNVECKRGSADAVVKQIYVDKEQVASQNSCRTVGNNGVSASDPENPNRRDFQSVHCLEKCCGENCGQKAQGKCLNQQTKNSAFYSSLDGKGLVTQGHSGLGQTDPGTYSAYRHADDHNCRKSEYADVAGNGKANNRGNGMESECERVVSFSQALVDFTSNGTLFSSLSESLGSSHSGSSFTQNLQALPAMVTFDVVDVENEGECDQQMDMNTDEIATSFETFDNSYVQKESFAECDDRVCHMGTQSSFHSCSWGVASLPRHLSLYQLSPSMPSPLSLNRRSRSLDTESLELEFTSMRLSKSRLKSCELSAKQEGKDSVGYGINSRIGAYHYSVDHPSGSLKGWGGIVSNVGAVALEKDVHRSVQSEIDTSFMSLAPKYGRQDFDWSLQDIRASNPIPLSPRQVVRPSHLPLHTNGRQHHEVSDSHRYHRESVTKKFALVLPLDERKAVDLPHGLCFSQSPEIPVKCKPGGATQRMPHCSASSAETLTHSANYAERFESSHKTTPKGRIEHGNALLGKWVNSYGECNSNSLVALSCGEEGCS; encoded by the coding sequence ATGGAAGCCGGCAGCCAGGACAAGACGGACAAACCAAAGCTTTCACCCATTGCTTGCAAGGAGTTGGATAGGAAGAGGGAAGCAGCAGAGAGGCCACCCGAGCAGCATATTTCCGTTGCCATAACGGAACAGCAGCAGCCTGGGAAACTGAAGAAAACCCCATTTAAGTTTTTTGGAGGAAGGAGAAGCATTTGCACGCTGCCAAGCTTCTTCATTGGAAGAAGTAAAAGCCAGGGGAAGGGACCCTCAAAGAAGGGCGTCAGTAAGAGCAAGACCTACGATAGCATCATTGATGTCGCATGTGAGAGTAGGAAAGGTGGGGCCGAATCGATCATTGGCGACACAGGTTTTCCTGGGCAGGAAACCGATGGAGCAAAAGTTCTGCCAAACTCAAAGAGTGCTCACTTGGTCGTTGATACTGGTAGCAAATTTGATTTCAGCAGCCACGAGACCTTGCCTTTGGGGAGCTCAGAAGTCTTTGATAGGAAAATTAACGAAGACAAAGCATTATCCTTCCCTAGACCAAAGAAAGGGCTGAAGGGACTGTTGAGCAGCATTCGAcgtcacaaaaaaaataaaaaccttgaTTTGGAGAAAGTGGAGCCATGTGAGCACACTGTAAGTGCTGTGAGTACTGAGCAAGTGATCAAAACATCTGGGGCAGTGTCTGAAATTCCAGAAGATGCCATTGAAAGGAATCAAGTGAATGCCCATGCAACTATACCATATACAGATAGCTCAAATGGAAAAGACGACATTTTAGCAAGTGATGCTGGAAAATTGTCAAATTCCCAAGTACTTAATGAAATGCATAGGGAAGCAGCTGAAAGTGAAATTGGAAGCCCAGATGTAAACACTGCTGGAGAACTTACTTGTACAGATTCTGAACACAATGTCATTGCTGATGTTGGAAACACAAATGATGTGGACAACAACCTGCCCTCCATCCCCTCTGCAGATCAAATTAGTCTGGTATTTAGTGATGTGACATCCCTTAAAAGTTTTGATTCCTTCACTGGGTGTGGTGACATCATTGCCGATCAGGATATTGACAGCATTGCAGAGAGCACAAGTTCCATTGAGAGAAGTAGAGAAGCTACCAAAAGGAGCTCCTGTCTCGTAACTTACCAGGGTGGGGGAGAAGAAATGGCAACACCTGATGAGATTGAAGAAGAATATCTTCAGCAGTTATGGGAGAGTGTGACAGAAACAGATGTAAGCTATGAAAGGGAACCTTTACAAGCAATGAATGATCTTGGTGAAGTTCAGGCTGTTTCTACCCAGCATGTGCCTCCTGGTTTGCATAAGGATGTTATGCACTCCTCTGTTGAAGGAACTGTTATGGTCACTGCCGACCTGACACCACAAAGTGATCAGCAAGAATCAGTACCTAATAGTGATGAAGGCTATTATGACTCCATTACCCCAGGACCAGAAGATGAATCAGGCGATGGCCATGATATTAAGAAGGAGCGTCTTCCAAGAGACAGTTACAGTGGTGACGCACTTTATGAATTCTATGAGCCAGATGATAGTCTGAGCCCTCTTCCTGTCGGGGAAGTGTTTTTTGAAAGCAAAGCACCTTGTACTGAGATTTTTGAACACTATTTAGACTTCAGACTTTCTGTTGATAAGAATCCAAGCCAGATTACCAGACAGAAATTAGGAGtaatggagacagaagaagaaagATTGGCAGAAATTCAAAACCAGCTCTTGTATTGGGAGCTGAAACGAGAACCTCTTTTAGCAAGATTGGAACATCCAACTCCAGAATGTcccaaagagaaacaaaatgttgaatgtaagaggggatcagctgatGCAGTTGTAAAACAGATTTATGTTGACAAGGAACAAGTTGCCTCGCAAAATTCATGCAGAACTGTTGGAAACAATGGGGTTTCAGCTTCTgatcctgaaaatccaaacagGCGAGACTTCCAGTCAGTGCACTGTTTGGAAAAATGTTGTGGAGAAAACTGTGGCCAAAAAGCACAAGGAAAATGCCTTAATCAGCAAACAAAAAACTCTGCTTTCTATTCTAGTTTGGATGGAAAAGGGCTAGTAACACAGGGACACAGTGGCCTTGGGCAAACAGATCCTGGGACGTATTCAGCCTATAGACATGCAGATGACCATAATTGTAGGAAAAGTGAATACGCAGATGTAGCAGGAAATGGAAAAGCTAACAATCGGGGAAATGGTATGGAAAGTGAATGTGAGCGGGTGGTTAGCTTCTCTCAAGCACTGGTGGATTTTACCAGTAATGGAACTCTTTTCTCCAGTCTCTCTGAAAGCCTCGGCAGTTCTCATTCAGGCTCTTCCTTCACACAGAATCTCCAGGCTCTTCCAGCCATGGTCACTTTTGATGTCGTTGATGTTGAAAACGAAGGCGAATGTGACCAGCAGATGGACATGAACACAGATGAGATTGCTACATCCTTTGAGACCTTTGACAATAGCTATGTGCAAAAGGAGTCCTTTGCTGAATGTGATGATCGAGTATGTCACATGGGCACCCAGAGTTCTTTCCACAGCTGCAGCTGGGGTGTTGCTAGTCTTCCCCGTCACCTAAGCCTTTATCAGTTGAGTCCTTCTATGCCATCACCGTTGTCTCTTAATCGAAGAAGCAGATCACTTGACACGGAAAGCTTGGAGCTTGAATTTACCAGCATGCGTTTGTCAAAGAGTAGACTTAAATCCTGTGAACTTTCAGCTAAACAGGAGGGCAAAGATTCTGTAGGGTATGGGATCAATAGTCGGATAGGCGCTTACCACTACAGTGTAGACCATCCCTCAGGAAgtctgaagggttggggagggattGTTTCAAACGTTGGAGCGGTTGCTTTGGAAAAGGACGTACACAGATCTGTGCAGTCTGAAATAGATACGTCGTTCATGTCTTTAGCACCCAAGTATGGAAGGCAGGATTTTGACTGGAGTCTTCAGGACATAAGAGCTAGTAATCCCATACCTCTGAGCCCTAGGCAGGTTGTAAGACCATCTCATTTACCTCTCCACACCAATGGTAGACAACACCATGAGGTCTCAGACTCCCATAGGTATCATAGAGAAAGCGTAACTAAAAAGTTTGCTCTTGTCTTACCTTTGGATGAAAGGAAAGCAGTCGATTTACCTCACGGACTTTGCTTTTCTCAGTCACCTGAAATCCCAGTGAAGTGTAAGCCCGGAGGTGCTACTCAGAGAATGCCCCACTGCAGTGCAAGCAGTGCAGAAACCTTAACGCATTCAGCAAATTATGCTGAGCGGTTTGAAAGCTCTCACAAAACGACACCGAAAGGGAGAATTGAACATGGGAACGCATTATTGGGAAAATGGGTCAACAGCTATGGTGAATGTAACAGTAACTCTTTGGTTGCTTTAAGCTGTGGCGAGGAGGGGTGCAGCTAA